The following proteins come from a genomic window of Pseudomonas hygromyciniae:
- the sdhD gene encoding succinate dehydrogenase, hydrophobic membrane anchor protein produces the protein MVTSVTNLSRSGLYDWMAQRVSAVVLAAYFIFLIGYLVANPGIGYAQWHGLFSHNGMRIFSLLALVALGAHAWVGMWTIATDYLTPMALGKSATAVRFLFQAVCGVAMFAYFVWGVQILWGI, from the coding sequence ATGGTAACCAGCGTTACGAACCTTTCGCGTTCGGGCCTCTATGACTGGATGGCGCAGCGTGTGTCTGCGGTCGTTCTCGCGGCTTATTTCATTTTCCTGATCGGGTACCTCGTTGCAAACCCTGGCATTGGCTACGCCCAATGGCATGGTCTGTTCTCCCACAACGGGATGCGTATCTTCAGTCTGCTCGCCCTTGTGGCCCTGGGCGCTCACGCCTGGGTCGGCATGTGGACCATCGCGACCGACTACCTGACGCCGATGGCGCTGGGCAAGTCCGCGACTGCAGTACGTTTCCTTTTCCAGGCAGTATGCGGCGTCGCGATGTTCGCTTACTTCGTCTGGGGTGTGCAGATTCTCTGGGGTATCTGA
- the sdhA gene encoding succinate dehydrogenase flavoprotein subunit produces MANIPTISFDAIIIGGGGAGMRAALQLAQGGHKTAVITKVFPTRSHTVSAQGGITCAIASADPNDDWRWHMYDTVKGSDYIGDQDAIEYMCQEGPAAVFELDHMGLPFSRTEQGRIYQRPFGGQSKDYGKGGQAARTCAASDRTGHALLHTLYQGNLKAGTTFLNEYYAVDLVKNQDGAFVGVIAICIETGETTYIRAKATVLATGGAGRIYASTTNALINTGDGVGMALRAGVPVQDIEMWQFHPTGIAGAGVLVTEGCRGEGGYLINKHGERFMERYAPNAKDLAGRDVVARSMVKEIIAGNGCGPNGDHVMLKLDHLGEEVLHSRLPGICELSKTFAHVDPVVAPVPVVPTCHYMMGGVPTNIHGQAITQNAEGVDEIIHGLFAVGEVACVSVHGANRLGGNSLLDLVVFGRAAGLHLEKALTDGIEYDDATDANIEAALARLNALNERTDGEDVATLRRELQSCMQNYFGVFRTGEYMQKGITQLADLRKRIANVKINDKSQAFNTARIEALELQNLLEVAEATAIAAEVRKESRGAHAREDYEDRDDENWLCHTLYFPGDKRVTKRAVNFSPKTVPTFEPKIRTY; encoded by the coding sequence ATGGCTAACATTCCAACGATTTCTTTTGACGCCATCATTATTGGTGGCGGCGGCGCCGGCATGCGTGCTGCACTGCAGCTGGCCCAGGGCGGTCACAAGACGGCCGTGATCACCAAGGTGTTCCCGACCCGTTCCCACACCGTATCGGCCCAGGGTGGCATCACCTGCGCCATCGCTTCTGCCGATCCGAACGACGACTGGCGCTGGCACATGTACGATACCGTCAAGGGCTCCGACTATATCGGTGACCAGGACGCTATCGAGTACATGTGTCAGGAAGGCCCGGCTGCGGTGTTCGAGCTGGACCACATGGGTCTGCCGTTCTCCCGTACCGAGCAAGGCCGTATCTACCAGCGTCCATTCGGCGGCCAGTCCAAGGATTACGGTAAAGGCGGCCAGGCTGCCCGTACCTGCGCGGCATCCGACCGTACCGGTCACGCACTGCTGCATACCCTTTATCAGGGCAACCTGAAAGCCGGCACCACGTTCCTGAACGAGTACTACGCAGTTGACCTGGTGAAAAACCAGGACGGCGCATTCGTCGGCGTGATCGCTATCTGCATCGAAACCGGTGAAACCACCTACATCCGCGCCAAGGCTACTGTTCTGGCGACGGGCGGTGCAGGCCGTATCTACGCTTCGACCACCAATGCCCTGATCAACACCGGCGACGGCGTTGGCATGGCCCTGCGTGCAGGCGTTCCGGTACAAGACATCGAAATGTGGCAGTTCCACCCAACCGGCATCGCCGGTGCCGGTGTACTGGTTACAGAAGGGTGCCGCGGTGAAGGTGGTTACCTGATCAACAAGCACGGCGAACGTTTCATGGAGCGTTATGCTCCGAACGCCAAGGACCTTGCCGGTCGTGACGTGGTTGCCCGTTCGATGGTTAAAGAAATCATCGCCGGCAACGGTTGCGGCCCGAACGGCGACCACGTGATGTTGAAGCTCGATCACCTGGGCGAGGAAGTGCTGCACAGCCGCTTGCCAGGTATCTGCGAACTGTCCAAGACATTCGCGCACGTTGACCCGGTTGTTGCTCCGGTTCCGGTGGTTCCAACTTGCCACTATATGATGGGCGGCGTGCCGACCAACATTCATGGCCAGGCGATCACCCAGAACGCCGAAGGCGTGGACGAGATCATTCATGGTCTGTTCGCTGTAGGCGAAGTGGCTTGCGTATCGGTACACGGTGCCAACCGTCTGGGCGGCAACTCGCTGCTCGACCTGGTGGTATTCGGTCGCGCTGCCGGCCTGCACCTGGAAAAGGCCCTGACCGACGGCATCGAGTACGATGACGCGACCGACGCCAACATCGAAGCTGCCCTGGCGCGCCTGAATGCTCTGAACGAGCGCACTGATGGCGAAGATGTGGCAACCCTGCGTCGCGAGCTGCAAAGCTGCATGCAGAACTACTTCGGTGTATTCCGTACTGGCGAATACATGCAGAAGGGTATTACCCAACTGGCTGACCTGCGCAAGCGGATTGCCAACGTCAAGATCAACGATAAGAGCCAGGCGTTCAACACCGCTCGTATCGAAGCCCTTGAGCTGCAAAACCTGTTGGAAGTGGCTGAAGCGACTGCGATCGCCGCCGAGGTTCGTAAAGAATCCCGTGGTGCCCACGCTCGTGAAGACTATGAAGATCGCGATGACGAAAACTGGTTGTGCCACACCCTGTACTTCCCGGGTGACAAGCGCGTAACCAAGCGTGCTGTGAACTTCTCGCCGAAGACGGTTCCGACGTTTGAACCGAAAATTCGGACTTACTAA
- a CDS encoding succinate dehydrogenase iron-sulfur subunit, whose product MLKVSVYRYNPDQDAAPFMQEFTVDTGGKDLMVLDVLALIKEQDEGFSYRRSCREGVCGSDGMNINGKNGLACVTPLSAVVKKGTLVVRPLPGLPVIRDLVVDMSIFYKQYEKVKPFLQNDTPAPAIERLQSPEEREKLDGLYECILCACCSTSCPSFWWNPDKFLGPAALLQAYRFLADSRDTKTSERLASLDDPFSVFRCRGIMNCVNVCPKGLNPTKAIGHIRNMLLQSGV is encoded by the coding sequence ATGTTGAAAGTCAGTGTTTATCGCTACAACCCTGATCAGGACGCTGCGCCGTTCATGCAGGAATTCACGGTCGATACCGGTGGTAAAGACCTGATGGTGCTGGATGTGCTGGCCCTGATCAAAGAGCAGGACGAAGGTTTCTCCTATCGTCGCTCTTGCCGTGAAGGTGTCTGCGGTTCCGACGGCATGAACATCAACGGCAAAAACGGCCTGGCGTGTGTTACGCCGCTGTCTGCCGTGGTCAAGAAAGGCACGCTCGTTGTCCGTCCATTGCCAGGTTTGCCGGTTATCCGTGACCTGGTCGTCGATATGAGCATCTTCTACAAGCAATACGAGAAGGTTAAGCCATTCCTGCAGAACGACACGCCGGCTCCGGCCATCGAGCGTCTGCAGTCCCCGGAAGAGCGCGAGAAGCTCGACGGTCTGTACGAGTGCATCCTGTGCGCTTGCTGCTCGACCTCTTGCCCGTCCTTCTGGTGGAACCCGGACAAGTTCCTGGGTCCAGCTGCTCTGCTGCAAGCCTATCGCTTCCTGGCAGACAGCCGTGACACCAAGACGTCCGAGCGTCTGGCTTCACTGGATGACCCGTTCAGCGTATTCCGCTGCCGCGGGATCATGAACTGCGTCAACGTATGTCCCAAAGGCCTGAACCCGACTAAGGCCATTGGTCACATCCGTAACATGCTGCTGCAAAGCGGCGTGTAA
- a CDS encoding 2-oxoglutarate dehydrogenase E1 component: MQESVMQRMWNSGYLSGGNAAYVEELYELYLHDPNAVPEEWRTKFQTLSSDGNAATDVSHATIRDQFVLLAKNQRRAQPVSAGSVSSEHEKKQVEVLRLIQAYRMRGHQAAQLDPLGLWQRPAPADLSINHYGLTNADLDTIFRAGDLFIGKEEASLREIHEALQQTYCRTIGAEFTHITDSEQRHWFQHRLEGVRGRPVLSADVRGHLLERVTAAEGLEKYLGTKYPGTKRFGLEGGESLIPMLDELIQRSGSYGTKEIVIGMAHRGRLNVLVNTFGKNPRELFDEFEGKKKVELGSGDVKYHQGFSSNVMTTGGEVHLAMAFNPSHLEIVSPVVEGSVRARQDRRNDSTGEKVLPISIHGDAAFAGQGVVLETFQMSQTRGFKTGGTVHIVINNQVGFTISNPLDARSTEYATDVAKMIQAPILHVNGDDPEAVLFVTQLAIDYRMQFKRDVVIDLVCYRRRGHNEADEPSGTQPLMYQQITKQRTTRELYAESLTKAGVLDEARVQAKIDEYRNALDNGLHVVKSLVKEPNKELFVDWRPYLGHAWTARHDTSFDLKTLQELSAKLLEIPEGFVVQRQVAKIYEDRQKMQAGGLPINWGYAETMAYATLAFEGHPIRMTGQDIGRGTFSHRHAVLHNQKDAGTYIPLQHLYEGQPRFDLYDSFLSEEAVLAFEYGYSTTTPNALVIWEAQFGDFANGAQVVIDQFITSGEHKWGRLCGLTMLLPHGYEGQGPEHSSARLERYLQLCAEHNIQVCVPTTPAQIYHLLRRQVIRPLRKPLVVLTPKSLLRHKLAISTLEDLADGSFQTVISEIDTLDAAKVTRLILCSGKVYYDLLEKRRAEGREDIAIVRIEQLYPFPEDDLMEAIAPYTNLTNVVWCQEEPMNQGAWYSSQHHLRRSIGNHNKALSLEYAGRDASAAPACGYASMHAEQQEKLLQDAFTV, from the coding sequence ATGCAAGAAAGCGTGATGCAGCGCATGTGGAACAGCGGCTATCTTTCAGGTGGTAACGCTGCCTATGTGGAAGAGCTTTATGAGCTCTACCTGCACGACCCTAACGCTGTGCCAGAAGAATGGCGCACCAAATTTCAGACGTTGTCTTCAGACGGCAACGCTGCCACCGATGTATCGCACGCAACAATTCGCGATCAGTTTGTGCTGCTGGCAAAGAACCAGCGCCGCGCCCAACCGGTTTCCGCCGGGAGCGTGAGCAGTGAGCACGAGAAGAAGCAAGTTGAAGTACTGCGACTGATCCAGGCCTACCGTATGCGTGGCCACCAGGCAGCCCAGCTTGATCCGCTGGGGCTGTGGCAGCGTCCTGCACCTGCAGACCTGTCGATCAATCACTACGGCTTGACCAATGCCGATCTTGATACGATTTTCCGTGCCGGCGACCTGTTCATCGGCAAAGAGGAAGCGAGCCTACGCGAAATTCACGAAGCGTTGCAGCAGACATATTGCCGCACCATCGGCGCTGAATTTACGCATATCACCGATTCCGAGCAGCGCCACTGGTTCCAGCATCGCCTGGAAGGCGTGCGTGGCCGTCCGGTGCTGTCCGCCGATGTGCGCGGCCACCTGCTTGAGCGCGTAACCGCTGCCGAAGGCCTTGAAAAGTACCTGGGTACCAAATACCCGGGCACCAAGCGTTTCGGCCTGGAAGGCGGCGAGAGCCTGATTCCGATGCTTGACGAACTGATCCAGCGTTCCGGTTCCTACGGCACCAAGGAAATCGTGATCGGCATGGCTCACCGTGGTCGCCTGAACGTGTTGGTCAACACCTTCGGCAAGAACCCGCGCGAGCTGTTCGACGAGTTCGAAGGCAAGAAGAAGGTCGAGCTGGGTTCCGGTGACGTTAAATACCACCAGGGCTTCTCGTCCAACGTGATGACCACCGGCGGTGAAGTTCACCTGGCCATGGCGTTCAACCCATCCCACCTGGAAATCGTTTCTCCAGTGGTCGAGGGTTCGGTACGTGCGCGTCAGGATCGTCGCAACGATTCTACCGGTGAGAAGGTTCTGCCGATTTCCATCCACGGTGACGCGGCATTCGCCGGTCAAGGCGTGGTCCTGGAAACGTTCCAGATGTCGCAGACCCGCGGCTTCAAGACCGGCGGTACCGTTCACATCGTTATCAACAACCAGGTTGGTTTCACCATCAGCAACCCGCTGGACGCGCGCTCTACCGAGTACGCGACCGACGTTGCCAAGATGATCCAGGCGCCGATCCTCCATGTGAATGGGGATGATCCGGAAGCTGTATTGTTCGTGACCCAACTGGCCATTGACTACCGCATGCAGTTCAAGCGTGACGTGGTCATCGACCTGGTTTGCTACCGCCGTCGCGGTCACAACGAAGCGGATGAGCCTAGCGGCACCCAACCGTTGATGTACCAGCAGATCACCAAGCAGCGCACCACCCGTGAGCTGTACGCCGAAAGCCTGACCAAGGCCGGTGTGCTGGATGAAGCGCGTGTTCAGGCGAAGATCGATGAATACCGCAACGCGCTGGACAACGGTCTGCATGTAGTAAAAAGCCTGGTCAAGGAACCGAACAAAGAGTTGTTCGTGGACTGGCGCCCGTACCTGGGCCACGCCTGGACTGCGCGTCACGACACCTCGTTCGATCTGAAGACCCTGCAGGAACTGTCCGCCAAGCTGCTGGAAATCCCGGAAGGCTTCGTAGTACAGCGCCAGGTTGCGAAGATCTACGAAGACCGTCAGAAGATGCAAGCCGGCGGCCTGCCGATCAACTGGGGTTATGCCGAAACCATGGCATACGCGACCCTGGCGTTCGAAGGTCACCCGATCCGCATGACCGGCCAGGACATCGGCCGTGGTACGTTCTCGCACCGTCACGCGGTATTGCACAACCAGAAAGACGCGGGCACCTACATCCCGTTGCAGCACCTGTATGAAGGCCAGCCACGTTTCGACCTGTACGATTCGTTCCTGTCCGAAGAAGCCGTGCTGGCGTTCGAATACGGTTACTCGACCACCACGCCAAACGCGCTGGTGATCTGGGAAGCCCAGTTCGGCGACTTCGCCAACGGTGCCCAAGTGGTTATCGACCAGTTCATCACCAGCGGCGAGCACAAGTGGGGCCGTCTGTGCGGTCTGACCATGTTGCTGCCACACGGTTATGAAGGTCAGGGTCCGGAGCACTCCTCGGCCCGTCTGGAGCGTTACCTGCAATTGTGCGCCGAGCACAATATCCAGGTCTGCGTACCGACTACCCCGGCCCAGATCTACCACTTGCTGCGTCGCCAGGTGATCCGCCCGCTGCGCAAGCCGTTGGTAGTGCTGACTCCGAAATCGCTGTTGCGTCACAAATTGGCCATCTCGACCCTGGAAGATCTGGCCGATGGTTCGTTCCAGACCGTTATCTCGGAAATCGACACCCTGGACGCGGCCAAGGTCACTCGCCTGATCCTGTGCAGCGGCAAGGTCTACTACGACTTGCTGGAAAAACGTCGTGCCGAAGGCCGCGAAGACATCGCCATCGTGCGTATCGAGCAGCTTTACCCGTTCCCGGAAGACGACCTGATGGAGGCCATTGCGCCTTACACCAACCTCACCAATGTGGTGTGGTGTCAGGAAGAACCGATGAACCAGGGCGCGTGGTACAGCAGCCAGCATCACCTGCGTCGCAGCATCGGCAACCACAACAAGGCCTTGAGCCTGGAGTATGCCGGTCGTGATGCTTCTGCTGCGCCTGCTTGTGGTTATGCATCGATGCACGCCGAGCAGCAGGAAAAACTGCTGCAAGATGCTTTCACTGTTTAA
- the odhB gene encoding 2-oxoglutarate dehydrogenase complex dihydrolipoyllysine-residue succinyltransferase, with protein sequence MAIEIKAPSFPESVADGTVATWHKKPGEAVKRDDLIVDIETDKVVLEVLAEADGVLGAIVAEEGATVLSNQVLGSIEAGSAAAAAPAAAAAPAAAPAAAAPAAGGEDPIAAPAARQLAEENGINLASIKGTGKDGRVTKEDVVAAVEAKKNAPAAAPAKAAAPAAAAPVFAAGDRTEKRVPMTRVRATVAKRLVEAQSNMAMLTTFNEVDMTEVMALRSKYKDLFEKSHNGVRLGFMSFFVKAATEALKRFPAVNASIDGSDIVYHGYADIGVAVSSDRGLVVPVLRNAELMSLAEIEGGIAGFGKKARDGKLTIDEMTGGTFTITNGGTFGSMMSTPIVNPPQAAILGMHNIIQRPMAINGQVVIRPMMYLALSYDHRLIDGKEAVTFLVTIKNLLEDPARLLLDI encoded by the coding sequence ATGGCTATCGAAATCAAAGCCCCGTCATTCCCGGAATCGGTTGCCGATGGCACCGTTGCCACCTGGCACAAGAAACCAGGCGAGGCCGTCAAGCGTGACGACCTGATCGTCGACATCGAGACTGACAAGGTCGTGCTGGAAGTGTTGGCCGAAGCCGACGGCGTCCTGGGTGCCATCGTTGCCGAAGAGGGCGCAACCGTCCTGTCCAACCAGGTACTGGGCTCGATCGAAGCGGGCAGCGCTGCTGCCGCTGCTCCAGCCGCCGCTGCTGCTCCGGCTGCCGCACCTGCTGCTGCCGCTCCGGCCGCTGGTGGTGAAGATCCAATCGCTGCACCGGCTGCACGCCAGTTGGCTGAAGAAAACGGCATCAACCTGGCTTCCATCAAAGGCACCGGCAAAGACGGCCGTGTGACCAAGGAAGACGTGGTAGCTGCTGTTGAAGCCAAGAAAAACGCTCCGGCTGCCGCGCCTGCCAAGGCTGCTGCCCCGGCTGCCGCTGCTCCTGTGTTCGCCGCTGGCGACCGCACCGAGAAGCGCGTACCGATGACCCGCGTTCGTGCCACCGTGGCCAAGCGCCTGGTTGAAGCACAGTCGAACATGGCGATGCTGACCACTTTCAACGAAGTCGACATGACAGAAGTCATGGCCCTGCGTTCGAAGTACAAGGATCTGTTTGAGAAGTCCCACAATGGCGTGCGCCTGGGCTTCATGTCGTTCTTCGTGAAAGCGGCCACCGAAGCACTCAAGCGCTTCCCGGCAGTCAACGCTTCCATCGACGGCAGCGACATCGTCTACCACGGTTATGCTGACATCGGCGTTGCCGTCTCCAGCGACCGTGGCCTGGTGGTGCCAGTCCTGCGTAACGCCGAGCTGATGAGCCTGGCTGAAATCGAAGGCGGCATCGCTGGCTTCGGCAAGAAAGCCCGTGACGGCAAGCTGACCATCGACGAGATGACCGGCGGTACCTTCACGATCACCAACGGTGGTACTTTCGGTTCGATGATGTCGACCCCGATCGTCAACCCGCCGCAAGCCGCGATCCTGGGCATGCACAACATCATCCAGCGTCCGATGGCCATCAACGGCCAAGTTGTGATTCGTCCGATGATGTACCTGGCACTGTCCTACGATCACCGCCTGATCGATGGTAAAGAAGCCGTGACTTTCCTGGTGACCATCAAGAACCTGCTGGAAGATCCAGCTCGTCTGCTGCTGGATATCTGA